The following coding sequences are from one Lipingzhangella halophila window:
- a CDS encoding helix-turn-helix transcriptional regulator codes for MHSVAYVTPTTLRGRTDEMGRATSVLAGARSGQSGALVLIGAPGTGKSTLLSTGYEEATGHLRLFAAGVRTESDLSYAGLQQMLLPVADRAGELPQERGALLRQMLDTGRVAETDRFALSVAVLELVLHLSRAAPVAAFVDDAHLLDAPSLEILTFVARRLRHDDPIALLCAARDAHRKPVLPGVPALVLGPLPKSEMADLVSDAAPVEPTDTVCAELLRAARGNPGAARSVLDELSAAQLTGQEPLPSPLPLGRDLIEEYLERVHDLPEPTLQLLLLAAADSELPVDTLVRAMKDTDGSVLDLEPAEERGIVRVRDGRVAFPDLLLRDAYYQDTPLHRLRAAHSRLAETLDGQGDPSRCAWHRATAARGPDTRLAAELMSRVDAMRESHGYEASSAALERAAELTPLSWLRCCRLSSAAHHAWLAGQPHRARSLLDRNRPHTVAGHPRGVLELILGHISLRSDNAIDTHLALREAAETLEPHDRPNALRAMIRSAEAASLAGDRRRHHEAAQRVADLSETDDPPAMLAGAAYIIGSDAVFRGDYEAAIGPLRRAVALAEQNDEPTELIWASICALLLGDEPRAHTLATRAVEQARARGAHALIPQALEFLVYAEFWTGRHASAIGHCLTGLRLSRETGQTNGVTHLTAALSMLSAIQGDEETCKERARDATEQGTRNSLGLPVALSTWALAFLDLSKGAAGPAVHRLRNLSRCGPGQSHWAVQMLTIPHFVEAAVLNEQPARAAAPLAQYERWATSTGSPNGLALLARCRALLASGEEARDRFEEALRLHQSGGHNGIEYARTHLLYGAALRRQRSPSTAVEHLHCALEVFEHLDAKMLATRARAELRATGETKRAEDRTGVSSLSAQQEQIAMLVAEGATNREVAAKLYISPRTVEHHLRNIFYRLDVRSRVELSRLISRD; via the coding sequence ATGCACAGTGTTGCCTACGTCACTCCTACAACGCTGCGCGGCCGGACCGACGAGATGGGCCGCGCTACGTCCGTCCTTGCCGGCGCGCGCTCTGGCCAGTCAGGTGCGCTGGTCCTCATCGGCGCGCCCGGCACCGGGAAGTCGACACTGCTCAGCACCGGCTACGAGGAAGCCACTGGCCATCTGCGGCTTTTCGCGGCGGGCGTCCGTACCGAGTCCGACCTGTCGTATGCCGGACTGCAGCAGATGCTGTTACCGGTCGCCGACCGCGCTGGCGAGTTGCCCCAGGAGCGGGGCGCGCTGTTGCGGCAAATGCTCGACACCGGCCGGGTCGCCGAGACCGACCGGTTCGCGCTGTCGGTGGCGGTACTGGAACTGGTGCTGCACCTGAGCCGCGCCGCGCCGGTGGCGGCGTTTGTCGACGACGCCCACCTGCTCGACGCGCCCTCTTTGGAGATCCTGACCTTCGTGGCGCGCCGGCTGCGCCACGACGACCCGATCGCCCTGCTGTGCGCCGCACGCGACGCCCACCGCAAGCCGGTCCTGCCCGGCGTGCCCGCGCTGGTGCTGGGTCCCCTGCCGAAGAGCGAGATGGCCGATCTGGTGAGCGACGCCGCGCCGGTGGAGCCCACCGACACGGTCTGCGCCGAGCTGCTGCGTGCCGCACGCGGCAACCCCGGCGCCGCGCGCAGCGTTCTCGACGAGCTGTCCGCTGCGCAGCTCACCGGACAGGAGCCGCTGCCGAGCCCGTTGCCGCTGGGGCGCGACCTCATCGAGGAGTACCTGGAGCGCGTCCACGACCTGCCCGAGCCGACCCTGCAACTGCTGCTGCTCGCGGCCGCTGACTCGGAGCTGCCGGTCGACACGCTGGTGCGGGCGATGAAGGACACCGACGGCTCGGTACTCGACCTGGAACCCGCGGAGGAGCGCGGAATCGTCCGGGTACGCGATGGCCGGGTGGCTTTTCCCGATCTGCTGCTGCGCGACGCGTACTACCAGGACACGCCATTGCACCGGCTGCGTGCGGCACATTCCCGGCTCGCGGAGACCCTGGACGGGCAGGGCGACCCCAGCCGCTGCGCCTGGCACCGTGCCACCGCCGCGCGCGGCCCCGACACGCGGCTGGCCGCCGAGCTGATGTCCCGCGTCGACGCGATGCGCGAGAGCCACGGCTACGAGGCGTCGTCCGCCGCACTGGAGCGTGCCGCCGAGCTCACACCCCTTTCGTGGCTGCGTTGTTGCCGGCTGTCGAGCGCTGCCCACCACGCCTGGCTCGCCGGGCAGCCGCACCGCGCCCGGTCCCTGTTGGACCGCAACCGGCCGCACACCGTCGCGGGCCATCCCCGCGGTGTGCTTGAGCTGATCCTCGGTCATATCTCGCTGCGCAGCGACAATGCCATCGATACGCACCTCGCGTTGCGCGAGGCGGCGGAGACCCTTGAGCCGCACGACCGCCCCAACGCGCTGCGGGCGATGATCCGCTCCGCGGAGGCGGCGTCCCTCGCGGGGGACCGGCGCCGGCACCATGAGGCGGCCCAGCGGGTCGCCGACCTCTCCGAGACCGACGACCCGCCCGCGATGCTGGCCGGTGCCGCCTACATCATCGGCTCGGACGCGGTCTTCCGCGGCGACTACGAGGCCGCGATCGGCCCGTTGCGGCGGGCGGTGGCGCTGGCCGAGCAGAACGACGAGCCAACCGAGCTCATCTGGGCCAGCATCTGCGCCCTGCTCCTCGGCGACGAGCCGCGCGCCCACACTCTGGCCACCAGGGCGGTGGAGCAGGCGCGCGCCCGCGGCGCGCACGCCCTGATCCCGCAGGCGCTGGAGTTCCTGGTCTACGCGGAGTTCTGGACGGGACGGCACGCCTCCGCGATCGGCCACTGCCTGACCGGATTGCGGTTGTCCCGGGAGACCGGCCAGACCAACGGGGTCACCCACCTCACCGCCGCGCTGTCGATGCTGTCCGCGATCCAGGGAGACGAGGAGACCTGCAAGGAGCGCGCACGCGACGCCACCGAGCAGGGCACCCGGAACAGCCTGGGACTTCCGGTGGCCCTGAGCACGTGGGCGCTGGCCTTCCTGGACCTGTCCAAGGGCGCGGCCGGCCCGGCCGTCCACCGGCTGCGTAACCTGTCGCGCTGCGGTCCGGGGCAGAGCCACTGGGCGGTGCAGATGCTCACTATCCCGCACTTCGTCGAGGCCGCGGTGCTGAACGAGCAGCCCGCGCGGGCCGCTGCGCCGCTGGCCCAGTACGAGCGCTGGGCCACCAGCACCGGGAGCCCGAACGGATTGGCGCTGCTCGCCCGCTGCCGCGCTCTGCTCGCCAGCGGGGAGGAGGCGCGCGACCGCTTCGAGGAGGCGTTGCGGCTGCACCAATCGGGCGGTCACAACGGCATCGAGTACGCCCGCACCCACCTGCTCTACGGCGCCGCGCTGCGCCGCCAGCGCTCGCCGAGCACAGCGGTGGAGCACCTGCACTGCGCGCTGGAGGTGTTCGAGCATCTGGACGCCAAGATGCTGGCCACCCGGGCACGCGCCGAGCTGCGCGCCACCGGTGAGACCAAGCGTGCGGAGGACCGTACGGGGGTGTCGTCGCTGAGCGCGCAACAGGAGCAGATCGCGATGCTGGTCGCCGAGGGCGCCACGAACCGCGAGGTCGCCGCCAAGCTCTACATCAGCCCGCGCACCGTGGAGCACCACCTCCGCAACATCTTCTACCGGCTCGACGTGCGCTCCCGGGTCGAGCTGTCGCGCCTGATCTCGCGGGACTGA
- a CDS encoding CDP-alcohol phosphatidyltransferase family protein, with protein MSEFSLTDVQERTYKSRDAWWTVYLVDPMASRLVVGTANRTSLTPNQLTVAALVLGLGAAGCFAMASWPWLVAGALLFHLSFVLDCMDGKIARLKGNGTIFGSWLDYVFDRMRVLVCAIALMGGQYAVSGEQVFIWFAVAIVFTDMFRYLNGPQMAKVRAAMRKKIARAIRDGEAVDEDEEATADDERATLARQAVHQLNDTLSAQQNDEALDAEGEPVAVLGTNARATRVQATELQRGFFSRFPWYARFRDTLMRHRVRPHLVSGIEFQMGTFIIAPLVGAVTTTGMLTAIALSAAGMLAFEALLVYKLWLSTKEFTRVVSAMEEASPLGDETAATNGASEASFPSGGDADATTVVAR; from the coding sequence GTGTCCGAGTTCAGCCTGACTGATGTGCAGGAACGCACCTACAAATCCCGAGACGCGTGGTGGACGGTCTACCTCGTCGACCCGATGGCCTCGCGCCTCGTGGTGGGCACGGCGAACCGGACCTCACTCACGCCGAACCAGCTCACCGTGGCGGCGCTCGTCCTCGGGTTGGGCGCGGCCGGATGCTTCGCGATGGCGTCCTGGCCCTGGCTCGTGGCGGGCGCACTGCTGTTCCACCTCAGTTTCGTGCTGGACTGCATGGATGGCAAGATCGCCCGGCTGAAGGGCAACGGCACCATCTTCGGCAGCTGGCTGGACTACGTCTTCGACCGGATGCGCGTGCTGGTGTGCGCGATCGCACTCATGGGGGGCCAGTACGCGGTCAGCGGGGAGCAGGTCTTCATCTGGTTCGCGGTGGCGATCGTGTTCACGGACATGTTCCGCTACCTCAACGGGCCGCAGATGGCCAAGGTGCGCGCCGCCATGCGCAAGAAGATCGCCCGGGCGATCCGCGACGGCGAGGCGGTAGACGAGGACGAGGAGGCAACCGCCGACGATGAGCGGGCCACGCTCGCGCGGCAGGCGGTCCACCAGCTCAACGACACCCTTTCGGCACAGCAGAACGACGAGGCGCTCGACGCCGAGGGCGAACCGGTCGCCGTGCTGGGGACGAACGCGCGGGCCACGCGGGTGCAGGCTACCGAGCTGCAGCGCGGTTTCTTCTCGCGCTTCCCGTGGTACGCGCGCTTCAGGGACACGCTCATGCGGCACCGGGTGCGCCCGCACCTGGTGAGCGGTATCGAGTTCCAGATGGGGACGTTCATCATCGCGCCATTGGTCGGCGCGGTGACCACGACCGGCATGCTTACCGCGATCGCGCTGTCGGCCGCGGGCATGCTGGCGTTCGAGGCGCTGCTCGTCTACAAGCTGTGGCTGTCCACGAAGGAGTTCACCCGCGTCGTCAGTGCGATGGAGGAGGCATCCCCGCTCGGGGACGAGACCGCAGCCACCAATGGTGCCAGTGAGGCGTCGTTCCCGAGCGGGGGCGACGCCGACGCCACCACGGTGGTCGCACGGTAG
- a CDS encoding HIT family protein has translation MSQSDHDCLFCAIVTGERRGHIVSADDAAVAFLDSRPLFKGHVLVVPVRHVETLTDLPHTRVGSFFGRVQDITSAVERGLQAAGTFVAMNNRVSQSVPHLHVHVVPRQRKDGLRGFFWPRTSYGSDAEADDYAARVRDAL, from the coding sequence GTGTCCCAGTCTGATCACGATTGCCTGTTCTGCGCCATCGTCACCGGAGAGCGGCGCGGGCACATCGTGTCCGCCGACGACGCCGCGGTGGCGTTCCTCGACAGCCGCCCGCTGTTCAAGGGACACGTGCTGGTGGTCCCGGTGCGCCACGTCGAGACGCTCACCGACCTCCCCCACACCCGGGTCGGCTCGTTCTTCGGCCGGGTCCAGGACATTACCTCGGCGGTGGAGCGCGGCCTTCAGGCGGCCGGGACCTTCGTCGCGATGAACAACAGGGTCAGCCAGAGTGTGCCGCACCTGCACGTACACGTAGTCCCGCGCCAGCGCAAGGACGGGCTGCGCGGCTTCTTCTGGCCCCGGACCAGCTACGGCAGCGATGCCGAGGCCGACGACTACGCCGCGCGGGTCCGCGACGCCCTCTAG
- a CDS encoding class I SAM-dependent methyltransferase, whose amino-acid sequence MHDIDWAAMADTLELEGEVYLPYVRQALDELRHPDPRRVLDIGSGPGVAACQLAARFPRAEVTAVDGEPKLLARAEERAERLGVRLRTRAAELPEGLADLGPADLVWSGQFVHHVGDQQAALGRLAGLLEPGGVLAIVEGGLPARFFPRDPGVGRPGLQERLDAAMADRFSGMRDELPGSVAVTEDWPAMLRAAGLTEAYSASFLVEHPAPLPDGPRLWVRRLLERYRHGLGESLDADDVAALDHLLDPASPAGVDRRPDMFVLVAKTVHFGRRPGS is encoded by the coding sequence ATGCACGACATTGACTGGGCCGCGATGGCCGACACCCTCGAACTCGAGGGGGAGGTGTACCTCCCATACGTGCGACAGGCCCTCGACGAGCTGCGGCACCCCGACCCGCGCCGGGTCCTGGATATCGGCAGCGGCCCGGGCGTCGCGGCCTGCCAACTGGCGGCGCGGTTCCCGCGCGCCGAGGTCACCGCGGTGGACGGGGAGCCGAAGCTCCTGGCCCGCGCCGAGGAAAGGGCCGAGCGCCTCGGCGTCCGGCTGCGGACCCGAGCGGCCGAGCTTCCCGAAGGGCTCGCGGACCTCGGTCCGGCGGACCTGGTGTGGTCGGGGCAGTTCGTGCACCACGTCGGTGACCAGCAGGCGGCCCTGGGCCGCCTGGCCGGGTTGCTCGAACCCGGCGGTGTGCTGGCCATCGTGGAGGGCGGCCTGCCGGCCCGCTTCTTCCCGCGCGACCCGGGGGTCGGGCGTCCCGGCCTGCAGGAGCGGCTGGACGCGGCGATGGCCGACCGGTTCTCCGGGATGCGGGACGAGCTGCCCGGATCGGTGGCGGTGACCGAGGACTGGCCCGCTATGCTGCGTGCCGCCGGGCTGACCGAGGCGTACAGCGCGAGCTTCCTGGTGGAGCACCCCGCGCCGCTGCCCGACGGGCCGCGGCTGTGGGTGCGGCGGTTGCTGGAACGGTACCGCCACGGCCTTGGCGAGAGCCTGGACGCCGACGACGTGGCAGCGCTGGACCACCTGCTCGACCCGGCCAGCCCAGCTGGGGTGGACCGGCGACCGGATATGTTCGTGCTGGTCGCGAAGACCGTGCACTTCGGCCGCCGCCCCGGAAGCTGA
- a CDS encoding helix-turn-helix domain-containing protein, whose product MDEVLAAVGARLRHIRQQRECTLASLSRATGISTSTLSRLESGQRKPSLELLLPIAQAHQVPLDELVDAPPVGDPRVRLKPVRRGHTTYVPLTQQPGGLQTYKLVFGADRNEPDPRTHEGYEWLYVLSGKLRLVLADHDVVLKKGEVAEFDTRLPHWFGSTGEGPVEILSLFGPQGERMHVRARPQIG is encoded by the coding sequence ATGGACGAGGTGCTCGCTGCGGTCGGAGCGCGGCTACGACACATCCGCCAGCAACGCGAATGCACTCTCGCGTCACTGTCGCGGGCCACCGGGATCTCAACCAGCACTCTGTCGCGGCTGGAGTCAGGTCAGCGCAAGCCGAGTCTGGAGCTGTTGCTGCCGATCGCCCAGGCGCACCAGGTGCCGCTGGACGAGCTGGTCGACGCGCCGCCGGTGGGCGACCCGCGGGTGCGGCTGAAACCCGTCCGGCGCGGGCACACCACGTACGTGCCGCTGACCCAGCAGCCCGGCGGGCTGCAGACGTACAAGCTGGTCTTCGGCGCTGACCGCAACGAGCCCGACCCGCGCACCCACGAGGGGTACGAGTGGCTGTACGTGCTCAGCGGGAAGCTGCGGCTGGTGCTCGCCGACCACGACGTCGTGCTCAAGAAAGGCGAGGTCGCCGAGTTCGACACCCGGTTGCCGCACTGGTTCGGCAGCACCGGGGAGGGGCCGGTGGAGATCCTCAGCCTGTTCGGGCCGCAGGGCGAGCGCATGCATGTCCGCGCGCGGCCCCAAATCGGGTAG
- a CDS encoding GbsR/MarR family transcriptional regulator, whose product MSLSEDRRKTTEQFALVLTEHGMQRMASRVMATFIFTEKPTLTQGEVAEELDVSPGSVSGAIRILMSVGLVERVPAAGSRRDHHRLRDDAWTTMFTRQNHALEGMMSLAQEGIETTEPGSNARQRLELMRDFYAYLLDELPAVIERWKQQRAERQASETR is encoded by the coding sequence TTGTCCCTGAGCGAAGACCGACGGAAGACGACCGAGCAGTTCGCCCTCGTTCTGACCGAGCACGGCATGCAGCGCATGGCCTCGCGGGTGATGGCCACGTTCATCTTCACCGAGAAACCCACGCTCACCCAGGGCGAGGTCGCCGAGGAGCTGGACGTCAGTCCCGGTTCGGTGTCCGGTGCAATCAGGATCCTCATGTCGGTGGGCCTGGTCGAGCGTGTCCCCGCCGCAGGCAGCCGGCGAGACCACCACCGGCTTCGTGACGACGCCTGGACCACGATGTTCACCAGGCAGAACCATGCGCTCGAAGGGATGATGAGCCTTGCGCAGGAGGGCATCGAGACCACCGAGCCCGGCAGCAACGCTCGGCAGCGCCTTGAGCTGATGCGCGACTTCTACGCGTACCTGCTCGATGAGCTTCCGGCCGTGATCGAACGGTGGAAGCAGCAGCGCGCCGAACGGCAGGCCTCCGAGACTCGCTGA
- a CDS encoding FAD-dependent oxidoreductase: MERAAELRTGGQRLEMTGDGVEALHRLGVLERARAAGGVPPSNGAFVFGANGRPVPMPDVSDGEPPERTTLAIKRGVLGQILYEHARDDVEYVFDDSITGIEQAGDGSGSGTGVRDAPAPRVRRRGPGKAGARRVLFRFAGGRTTASSSRPRPPRPFGS; this comes from the coding sequence GTGGAGCGCGCGGCGGAGCTGCGCACCGGCGGTCAGCGGCTCGAGATGACGGGCGACGGCGTCGAGGCGCTGCACCGTCTCGGCGTCCTGGAACGGGCCCGGGCCGCCGGAGGGGTGCCGCCCTCGAACGGGGCCTTCGTCTTCGGCGCCAACGGCCGGCCCGTACCCATGCCGGACGTCTCCGACGGCGAGCCACCAGAACGGACCACTCTGGCCATCAAGCGCGGGGTCCTCGGCCAGATCCTCTACGAGCACGCGCGGGACGACGTGGAGTACGTCTTCGACGACTCCATCACCGGGATCGAACAGGCCGGCGACGGCTCGGGCAGCGGAACCGGCGTACGGGACGCACCCGCGCCGCGCGTTCGGAGACGGGGCCCGGGGAAAGCCGGCGCACGCCGGGTCTTGTTCCGCTTCGCGGGCGGGAGGACGACGGCGTCGTCCTCCCGCCCGCGTCCGCCGCGGCCGTTCGGCTCTTAG